One window of Campylobacter sp. RM12651 genomic DNA carries:
- the gatA gene encoding Asp-tRNA(Asn)/Glu-tRNA(Gln) amidotransferase subunit GatA, whose translation MITLEQALKLSDNELIELKKELNKLALENKHLGAYVEQLINTPLDDVDYLGVPVAIKDNIQVKGWSITNGSKIMQGYYAPYDASVISNMKKHKFAPFGRCNMDEFAMGNTTKTSFYGKTLNPLNNALVPGGSSGGSAAAVGAKIALAALGSDTGGSVRQPAAFCGCVGFKPSYGRVSRYGLASYSSSLDQIGVLTQNVKDASILYDAIAGHCEFDSTSADIQFVPTFDKLDANKKYKIAIIKNYIDSCSDEIKTQTYKAIDKLKACGHTISEVSLADSKYDVAAYYIIACAEASANLSRYDGIRYGNRAKEFKDLNELYVNTRSEGFGLEVQKRILLGTFVLSSGYIDAYYKKAQLVREVITRKYNEILSDNDLILMPVAPSLPKSFDAKTSSVESYLEDIFTISVNLAKLTGISVPVAKTEDNLNVSVQLVAKRFDEQNLLNAALSLENAVQ comes from the coding sequence ATGATAACTTTAGAACAAGCATTAAAATTAAGTGATAATGAATTAATAGAATTAAAAAAAGAACTAAATAAATTAGCATTAGAAAACAAACATTTAGGAGCTTATGTAGAGCAATTAATCAATACTCCTTTAGATGATGTTGACTATCTAGGAGTGCCTGTAGCTATTAAAGATAATATTCAAGTTAAGGGCTGGAGCATTACAAATGGTTCAAAAATAATGCAAGGATATTATGCACCTTATGATGCAAGTGTGATTAGCAATATGAAAAAACACAAATTCGCACCATTTGGAAGATGTAATATGGATGAGTTTGCTATGGGTAATACTACAAAAACAAGCTTTTATGGAAAGACTCTAAATCCTTTAAATAATGCTTTAGTCCCAGGTGGAAGTAGTGGTGGTAGTGCTGCTGCGGTAGGTGCAAAAATAGCTCTTGCTGCATTAGGAAGCGATACAGGTGGAAGTGTTCGCCAGCCTGCTGCATTTTGTGGTTGTGTAGGTTTTAAGCCAAGTTATGGAAGAGTTAGCAGATATGGACTTGCTAGTTATTCAAGTAGTTTAGACCAAATAGGAGTATTAACTCAAAATGTAAAAGACGCTAGTATTTTATACGATGCGATTGCAGGTCATTGTGAGTTTGATAGCACTAGTGCTGATATTCAATTTGTGCCTACATTTGATAAATTAGACGCTAATAAAAAATACAAAATCGCAATTATTAAAAATTATATAGATTCATGCTCTGATGAAATAAAAACACAAACTTATAAAGCTATAGATAAATTAAAAGCTTGTGGTCATACCATAAGTGAAGTTAGCCTTGCTGATAGTAAATACGATGTAGCTGCTTATTATATAATAGCTTGTGCTGAAGCAAGTGCTAATTTAAGCCGTTACGATGGGATTAGATATGGCAATAGAGCTAAGGAATTTAAAGATTTAAACGAGTTATATGTAAATACTAGAAGCGAAGGTTTTGGACTTGAAGTTCAAAAAAGAATTTTATTAGGAACATTCGTGCTTTCAAGTGGTTATATTGACGCATATTATAAAAAAGCTCAATTAGTAAGAGAAGTTATCACTAGAAAATACAATGAAATTTTAAGCGATAATGATTTAATACTAATGCCTGTTGCACCAAGTCTTCCAAAATCATTTGATGCGAAGACTAGTTCTGTTGAAAGCTATTTAGAAGATATTTTTACTATTTCAGTTAATCTTGCAAAGCTTACAGGTATTAGCGTGCCTGTTGCTAAAACTGAAGATAATTTAAATGTGAGCGTTCAATTAGTAGCAAAAAGATTTGATGAGCAAAACTTATTAAATGCAGCATTAAGTTTGGAAAACGCTGTTCAATAA
- the ileS gene encoding isoleucine--tRNA ligase, translating into MDYKDTLLLPNTTFEMRANLYENEKKSFEKFSSFAYAQLRDKKAPKFILHDGPPYANGHLHIGHALNKILKDMINKTRYFLANNSISYTPGWDCHGLPIEQQVEIKLKDKNPSIKEIHDACTEHAKEFIGIQMKEFKDLGIIGDFDKPYLTMDFKFEANIYKTLLEVAKNGLLIQRSKPVYWSWAAKSALAEAEVEYEDKEDYSIFVAFKLNDDAKAKLKSLGANDSILNNARAVIWTTTPWTLPANKAIALNKDELYVLGENGLIVAKKRLEDLAEFNIKPVLEFKGDFLENTNALNPLNNNLSQFITGEHVLMDGGSGLVHTAPGHGEDDYYACLRYNIEVEMPVGDDGCYDENIKRLVPNKPELLGMHVFKANEVIIELLGESLLKCSKFIHSYPFCWRTHKPIIYRATKQFFIAMDKEFYNGMTLRELAQKSLDEVSFYPKAGRNRIGTMISNRPDWCISRQRSWGVPLAFFNDKSGNLIMDFELYEHLASIFEKEGVRVWWQKDIKDLLPANSKYKADELEKVTDILDVWFDSGSTFNAVLASGNYDIKTTQADMYLEGSDQHRGWFQSSLLLSVILNKQAPYKAVLTHGFTVDEKGRKMSKSLGNVIAPEQIAKNYGLEIFRLYITLCDYSTDVKLGESILKQTSEQYRKIRNTIRFLLANTSDLKAYNYNFSDLDKMILNKANNVFELYKKSFLEYDFAKGMNALCTFLSADLSGVYLDICKDSLYCDAKEDSKRTASITAMALILKKLLVLLAPVLTHTTNEACEHANKFILGDIKSIFDLEDFDFASKITPSKNDYEYLLKTRVKFYEQIDILKKDKIIKSTLELNLATNDEVILNYEEAADFYSLSKIEALNNNEALASFEIDNKTYKIIKSNLCKCPRCWKYLSLNEESLCPRCERVLK; encoded by the coding sequence ATGGATTATAAAGATACATTATTATTACCCAATACTACTTTTGAGATGAGAGCAAATCTTTATGAAAACGAGAAAAAAAGTTTTGAAAAATTTTCATCATTTGCATACGCACAATTAAGAGATAAAAAAGCACCTAAATTTATCCTACACGATGGCCCTCCTTATGCTAACGGGCATTTACACATAGGTCATGCTTTAAATAAAATCTTAAAAGATATGATTAATAAAACTAGATATTTTCTAGCTAATAATTCAATTTCATATACTCCTGGTTGGGATTGCCATGGTTTGCCTATTGAACAACAAGTTGAAATCAAATTAAAAGATAAAAATCCAAGTATAAAAGAAATTCACGACGCTTGCACCGAACACGCAAAAGAATTCATAGGTATTCAAATGAAAGAATTTAAAGACTTAGGAATAATTGGAGATTTTGACAAGCCTTATTTGACTATGGATTTTAAATTTGAAGCAAATATTTACAAAACTCTTTTAGAAGTAGCTAAAAATGGTTTATTAATTCAAAGAAGTAAGCCAGTTTATTGGAGTTGGGCTGCTAAAAGTGCTTTAGCTGAAGCAGAAGTTGAATATGAAGATAAAGAAGATTATTCAATTTTCGTAGCATTCAAACTAAACGATGATGCAAAAGCAAAACTTAAATCTTTAGGAGCAAATGATAGTATTTTAAACAATGCAAGAGCTGTTATTTGGACTACTACTCCTTGGACTTTACCAGCAAATAAAGCAATCGCATTAAATAAAGATGAGCTATATGTTTTAGGAGAAAATGGTCTTATCGTAGCTAAAAAAAGATTAGAAGATTTAGCAGAATTTAATATTAAACCTGTGCTTGAGTTTAAAGGAGATTTTTTAGAAAATACAAACGCATTAAATCCTTTAAACAATAATCTATCTCAATTCATAACAGGAGAGCATGTTTTAATGGATGGCGGTAGTGGTTTAGTTCATACTGCACCAGGACACGGAGAAGATGATTATTATGCTTGTTTAAGATACAACATAGAAGTAGAAATGCCTGTAGGAGATGATGGTTGTTATGATGAAAATATCAAAAGATTAGTGCCAAATAAACCTGAATTATTAGGAATGCATGTATTTAAAGCAAATGAAGTAATTATTGAATTATTGGGCGAAAGTCTTTTAAAATGCTCTAAATTTATACACTCATATCCATTTTGCTGGAGAACTCATAAACCAATAATTTATAGAGCTACTAAACAATTTTTCATAGCTATGGATAAAGAATTTTACAATGGTATGACTTTAAGAGAATTAGCTCAAAAATCACTTGATGAAGTGAGTTTTTATCCAAAAGCAGGAAGAAATAGAATAGGAACTATGATTAGTAATAGACCTGATTGGTGTATTTCAAGACAACGCTCTTGGGGTGTGCCTTTAGCATTCTTTAATGATAAATCAGGGAATTTGATTATGGATTTTGAACTTTACGAACACCTTGCAAGTATATTTGAAAAAGAAGGCGTAAGAGTATGGTGGCAAAAAGATATTAAAGATTTATTACCAGCTAATTCAAAATATAAAGCAGATGAATTAGAAAAAGTTACTGATATTTTAGATGTTTGGTTTGATAGTGGCTCTACATTTAACGCTGTTTTAGCTAGTGGAAATTACGATATAAAAACAACTCAAGCTGATATGTATTTAGAAGGAAGCGACCAACATCGTGGGTGGTTTCAAAGCTCATTATTATTAAGCGTTATTTTAAACAAACAAGCACCTTATAAAGCAGTTTTAACTCACGGATTTACCGTTGATGAAAAAGGTAGAAAAATGAGTAAAAGTCTAGGCAATGTAATAGCACCAGAACAAATTGCAAAAAATTATGGCTTAGAAATCTTTAGACTTTATATAACATTATGTGATTATTCAACTGATGTTAAATTAGGCGAAAGCATATTAAAACAAACTAGCGAACAATATAGAAAAATAAGAAATACAATAAGATTTTTATTAGCAAATACTAGCGATTTAAAAGCTTATAATTATAATTTCAGTGATTTAGACAAAATGATTTTAAATAAAGCTAATAATGTGTTTGAACTTTACAAAAAATCATTCTTAGAATATGATTTCGCTAAAGGTATGAATGCACTTTGCACATTTTTAAGTGCTGATTTAAGCGGTGTTTATCTTGATATTTGTAAGGATAGCTTGTATTGTGATGCTAAAGAAGATAGCAAAAGAACAGCGTCAATTACTGCAATGGCTTTAATACTTAAAAAATTATTAGTTTTACTAGCACCTGTATTAACTCATACTACAAATGAAGCTTGTGAACACGCAAACAAATTTATATTAGGCGATATTAAGAGTATTTTTGATTTAGAAGATTTTGATTTTGCTAGTAAAATCACACCTAGCAAAAACGATTATGAATATTTATTAAAAACTCGTGTTAAATTCTACGAGCAAATTGATATATTGAAAAAAGATAAAATAATCAAAAGCACATTAGAGCTGAATCTAGCTACTAATGATGAAGTGATATTAAATTATGAAGAAGCAGCTGATTTTTATTCATTAAGTAAAATTGAAGCTTTAAATAATAACGAAGCTTTGGCAAGTTTTGAAATTGATAATAAAACATACAAAATCATAAAATCAAATCTATGCAAATGCCCTAGATGTTGGAAATACTTAAGCCTAAACGAAGAAAGCTTATGTCCTAGATGCGAAAGGGTGTTAAAATGA
- a CDS encoding CinA family protein, producing MKHLLIYFTKDLSFNSSFCEFVDRSLAKKNLFANTIIKLNDDDSKLNTLLEIDVKKYELVTIIADEHSFSMINKILATLKECELSLIDDEFIVENPKDYKKNSVLIDLNGVMINILKASMFYLPEILHNTKQSYDFLISDLDLESAEILLNTSVKPYGVSLNIYSLLDNLLYVKVNTNEYSDEIGLLNSVKSLFPKKVIFADNLYEHIIKKLKENNKKLSFAESCTGGLLASNFTKINGSSSVYEGSVITYSNKSKKAWLNVEDIHLENQAVYSQNCALAMATGVLKLTKANYAITCTGVLGDSDDLGVKSGVAFICAISDTGLILHERLELLGDRIYKQNQCALACALLLCKLEREVFFE from the coding sequence ATGAAACATTTATTAATATATTTTACAAAAGATTTGAGTTTTAATAGTAGTTTTTGTGAATTTGTAGATAGAAGTTTGGCTAAGAAGAATTTGTTTGCTAATACTATCATTAAGCTTAATGATGATGATTCTAAATTAAATACTCTTTTAGAAATAGATGTTAAAAAATATGAATTAGTAACGATAATTGCTGATGAGCATTCTTTTTCTATGATTAATAAAATCCTAGCTACATTAAAAGAATGTGAATTGAGTTTAATTGATGATGAGTTTATAGTAGAAAATCCTAAAGATTATAAGAAAAATTCAGTTTTAATAGATTTAAACGGGGTTATGATTAATATATTAAAAGCTAGTATGTTTTATCTACCTGAAATTTTGCATAATACAAAACAAAGTTATGATTTTTTAATAAGTGATTTGGATTTAGAAAGTGCTGAAATATTATTAAATACTAGCGTAAAGCCTTATGGAGTAAGTCTTAATATTTATTCACTACTTGATAATTTATTATATGTCAAAGTAAATACTAATGAATATTCAGATGAAATAGGGCTTTTAAATTCCGTTAAATCATTATTCCCTAAAAAAGTGATTTTTGCTGATAATTTATACGAGCATATAATTAAAAAATTAAAAGAAAATAACAAAAAATTAAGCTTCGCAGAAAGCTGCACTGGTGGATTATTGGCTAGTAATTTTACTAAAATTAATGGCTCAAGTAGTGTTTATGAAGGTAGTGTTATAACATATTCAAACAAAAGCAAAAAAGCTTGGCTAAATGTAGAAGATATTCATTTAGAAAATCAAGCAGTTTATTCTCAAAATTGCGCTTTAGCAATGGCTACGGGGGTATTAAAATTGACTAAGGCAAATTACGCTATAACTTGCACGGGGGTTTTAGGAGATAGCGATGATTTAGGTGTTAAAAGCGGTGTAGCTTTTATATGTGCTATTAGTGATACAGGCTTGATTTTGCACGAGAGATTAGAATTACTTGGAGATAGGATTTATAAGCAAAATCAATGTGCTTTAGCTTGTGCTTTATTGCTTTGCAAACTTGAAAGAGAAGTGTTTTTTGAATGA
- a CDS encoding uroporphyrinogen-III synthase: MIYVVGLKNETNIKSIFVNEIIFNNFSINDDFDACIFTSKNAVKSCVLNNINLKNKKIFSIGLATTKYLNSLGLDVFYTGKSAHASEFKNEILPLLNNLKCVYFRALNIISDLDEFLDSNNISLRSVIAYSNTRLNTPLDNDLNPFVKSINNEDILIFLAPSGVRDYEYFFKTFPKNIIAIGKSTENELKKYNVKNIFVSDYPTLQDCLNLANSLNKIKIN, translated from the coding sequence ATGATTTATGTAGTTGGTTTAAAAAACGAAACAAATATAAAGAGTATTTTTGTAAATGAAATAATTTTTAATAATTTTAGCATTAATGATGATTTTGATGCTTGTATTTTTACTAGCAAAAATGCCGTTAAATCTTGTGTATTAAATAATATTAATCTAAAAAATAAAAAGATTTTTAGTATAGGTTTAGCAACTACGAAATACCTAAATAGTTTAGGCTTAGATGTATTTTATACAGGCAAATCAGCTCACGCGAGTGAATTTAAAAACGAGATATTGCCACTGCTAAATAATTTAAAATGTGTTTATTTTAGGGCTTTAAATATTATAAGTGATTTAGATGAGTTTTTGGATTCAAATAATATTAGTCTAAGGTCTGTAATAGCATATAGTAACACTAGATTAAATACGCCTTTAGATAATGATTTAAACCCTTTTGTAAAGTCAATAAATAATGAAGATATATTGATATTTTTAGCACCATCAGGAGTGCGTGATTATGAATATTTTTTCAAAACTTTTCCAAAAAATATAATAGCAATAGGAAAAAGCACTGAAAATGAATTAAAAAAATATAATGTAAAAAATATCTTTGTTTCAGACTATCCTACTTTGCAAGATTGCTTAAACCTAGCTAATAGTTTAAATAAAATTAAAATAAATTAA
- a CDS encoding DUF535 family protein yields MSLNYNYSRKDGVIKNIIRIIKFNIRKFYYKNNYERLNKICFNNSNNIVSFFQNNNLLAIDLLHIQYGCRNFNFNQGYISFERDLSIINEYYPNIFKTRMIPVINLNEDYIIYLKNTPNMINEGLFFLSLHYKNQPIYNLNFITLNDGILITCLQGCGSGNNIKEYIKNFTKCFFGLRPITFMIFYSFIFIKKLKLKYVYGVDDFYAISSFKRGKKRKGKILNIHNLDEIFKENCEVIEQFQGYKKLSFKTTPINEIPSNKRSMYKKRYMFLDNLILNN; encoded by the coding sequence ATGAGCTTAAATTATAATTATAGTAGAAAAGATGGTGTTATTAAGAATATTATTAGAATAATAAAATTCAATATTAGAAAATTTTATTATAAAAATAATTATGAACGTCTAAATAAGATTTGTTTTAACAACTCAAACAATATAGTTAGTTTTTTTCAGAATAATAATTTGTTAGCTATTGATTTATTACACATTCAATATGGTTGTAGAAATTTCAACTTTAATCAAGGATATATAAGTTTTGAAAGAGATTTATCTATTATTAATGAATATTATCCAAATATTTTTAAAACTCGTATGATTCCTGTAATTAATCTAAATGAAGACTATATTATATATTTAAAAAATACCCCTAATATGATTAACGAAGGACTATTTTTTTTAAGTCTTCATTACAAAAATCAACCAATTTATAATTTAAATTTTATTACCCTAAATGATGGAATATTAATTACTTGTTTGCAAGGTTGCGGTAGTGGAAATAATATAAAAGAATATATTAAAAATTTTACAAAATGTTTTTTTGGTTTAAGACCCATAACATTCATGATTTTTTATTCTTTTATTTTTATTAAAAAGCTTAAATTAAAGTATGTTTATGGAGTGGATGATTTTTATGCAATATCTAGTTTTAAAAGAGGTAAAAAAAGAAAAGGAAAAATTTTAAATATTCACAACCTTGATGAAATTTTTAAAGAAAATTGTGAAGTTATTGAACAATTTCAAGGATATAAAAAATTATCTTTTAAAACTACTCCAATTAATGAAATACCTAGTAATAAACGTTCAATGTATAAAAAAAGATATATGTTTTTAGATAATTTAATATTAAACAATTAA
- the lepA gene encoding translation elongation factor 4, whose protein sequence is MQNIRNFSIIAHIDHGKSTLADCLITTCNAIEQRKMSKQVMDTMDIEKERGITIKAQSVRLNYTYNKENYILNLIDTPGHVDFSYEVSRSLASCEGALLVVDASQGVQAQTIANVYMAIEHDLEIIPVINKIDLPAANPAKVKAEIEHIIGIDCSNAIEVSAKAGIGIAELLQAICERIPAPKSNQNKLKALIYDSWFDSYLGALALVRVRDGEINKNDEIYLMHEGVKHNVLDLRYPHPLNPMPTNTIKAGEVGIVVLGLKDIAQISVGDTITLAKDKATEPIEGFAKAKAFVFAGIYPIETDKFEDLRDALDKLKLNDSSISYEPETSLALGFGFRVGFLGLLHMEVIKERLEREFNLDLIATAPSVTYEVNLTDGSVLNIQNPSDLPPVNKIDHIKEPYVKATIITPSEFLGNLITLLNNRRAIQTKMDYITENRVLLEYDIPMNEIIMDFYDKLKSLTRGYASFDYEFCDYRVGDLVKLDIKVAGEAVDALSIIVPNQKALSKGRDLVKAMKDIVPRQLFEVAIQASIGNKIIARENVKSMGKNVTAKCYGGDITRKRKLLEKQKEGKKRMKAIGKVSLPQEAFLSILKID, encoded by the coding sequence ATGCAAAATATAAGAAATTTTTCAATAATAGCACATATAGACCATGGTAAAAGCACTTTAGCAGATTGTTTAATCACAACTTGCAATGCTATAGAGCAACGCAAAATGAGTAAGCAAGTAATGGATACTATGGATATAGAAAAAGAGCGTGGAATTACTATAAAAGCTCAATCAGTTAGATTAAATTATACTTATAATAAAGAAAATTATATTTTAAATCTTATTGACACCCCAGGTCATGTGGATTTTTCGTATGAAGTTAGTAGAAGTTTAGCAAGTTGCGAAGGGGCATTATTAGTAGTTGATGCTTCACAAGGCGTTCAAGCACAAACAATTGCGAATGTTTATATGGCAATTGAGCATGATTTAGAAATAATTCCTGTAATTAATAAAATTGACCTACCAGCAGCAAATCCTGCAAAAGTAAAGGCTGAAATTGAGCATATAATAGGAATTGATTGTTCTAATGCAATAGAAGTTAGTGCAAAAGCTGGGATAGGAATTGCTGAATTATTACAAGCAATTTGTGAGAGAATTCCTGCACCAAAAAGTAATCAAAATAAGCTAAAAGCACTAATTTATGATAGCTGGTTTGATAGCTATTTAGGGGCTTTAGCTTTAGTTAGAGTAAGGGACGGAGAGATTAATAAAAACGATGAAATATATTTAATGCACGAAGGCGTAAAGCATAATGTATTAGATTTACGCTATCCACACCCACTAAATCCAATGCCAACAAATACAATTAAAGCAGGAGAAGTTGGTATCGTTGTATTAGGATTAAAAGACATAGCACAAATTAGCGTAGGAGATACAATAACCCTAGCAAAAGATAAAGCAACAGAGCCAATTGAAGGTTTTGCTAAAGCAAAAGCCTTTGTATTTGCAGGGATTTATCCGATTGAAACTGATAAATTTGAAGATTTAAGAGATGCTTTAGATAAATTAAAACTAAACGATAGCTCAATCTCATACGAGCCAGAAACTTCACTTGCTTTAGGTTTTGGCTTTAGGGTTGGCTTTTTAGGTTTATTACATATGGAAGTTATAAAAGAACGCTTAGAGCGTGAGTTTAATCTAGACCTAATAGCAACCGCTCCTAGTGTTACTTATGAAGTTAATTTAACCGATGGAAGCGTATTAAATATCCAAAACCCAAGCGACTTACCACCTGTAAATAAAATAGACCACATAAAAGAGCCTTATGTAAAAGCTACCATAATAACTCCTAGCGAGTTTTTAGGGAATTTAATTACTCTTTTAAATAATCGCCGTGCAATACAAACAAAAATGGATTATATAACAGAAAATAGAGTATTGCTTGAATACGATATACCTATGAATGAAATTATTATGGACTTTTATGATAAATTAAAATCACTTACTCGTGGATATGCTAGTTTTGATTATGAATTTTGTGATTATAGAGTGGGAGATTTAGTAAAGCTTGATATAAAAGTAGCTGGAGAAGCAGTTGATGCGTTAAGCATTATCGTACCAAATCAAAAGGCTTTAAGCAAAGGTAGAGATTTAGTAAAAGCTATGAAAGATATTGTGCCTAGACAATTATTTGAAGTAGCAATTCAAGCAAGTATAGGCAATAAAATCATAGCTCGTGAAAATGTAAAATCAATGGGTAAAAATGTTACTGCTAAATGCTACGGCGGGGATATTACTAGAAAAAGAAAGCTACTTGAAAAGCAAAAAGAAGGTAAAAAGCGTATGAAAGCAATAGGTAAAGTATCTTTACCACAAGAAGCATTTTTAAGTATTTTAAAGATTGACTAA